One window of Mangrovibacterium diazotrophicum genomic DNA carries:
- the ispG gene encoding (E)-4-hydroxy-3-methylbut-2-enyl-diphosphate synthase has product MEDRNFNYIKDLTKYQRQQTSVVQVGKIPVGGDYPIRIQSMTDTDSKDTDATVEQIIRIIKAGADYVRVTVKGMTDAENLKNIKRELVARGYENSLIADVHFNPKLAEIAAKYISKIRINPGNFYDKRARFEQHIYSDEEYKEELQKIEEQFVPFLEVLKETNTALRIGANQGSLSDRIMSRYGDTPAGISESVMEYLRICKKVDFNNVVISIKSSNTRMMVYTVRLLNKRMRLEDMEYPLHLGVTEAGEGEDGRIKSAVGIGALLVDGIGDTIRVSLTEAPEREIPVAKKMVNHIKTYQNHQPITAPLFAQINPFEYEKRSTRPVMNMGGKQLPVVIADLRDRSLSEILPLRGKQIPEYFFDRDQILDLEGNAYPILDLEEYLFGGSHWGQMKFIRTNKMEFDRFMSENPEIIMKLKQTRKTVLILESFNKNPYAELRAFFMTLESHIWKVPVIILRSYKESSLEDLQIKASIDLGGLLLDGYGDGICITNEGDNITFTDLKDLSFSILQASRMRVSKTEFISCPGCGRTLFDLHETTRKVKAHFKHLNHLKIGVMGCVVNGPGEMGDVDYGFVGAGNGKVNLYKGQSLKKRHIPYENAVYELENLIRDNGDWSEPEEQN; this is encoded by the coding sequence ATGGAAGATCGGAATTTTAATTACATCAAAGATTTGACAAAGTATCAACGCCAGCAAACCTCTGTGGTACAGGTTGGTAAGATACCAGTGGGGGGAGATTATCCGATCAGAATTCAGTCGATGACTGATACCGATTCAAAAGATACCGACGCGACAGTAGAGCAAATTATTCGTATTATCAAAGCTGGTGCCGACTATGTTCGGGTGACAGTAAAGGGTATGACCGATGCGGAAAATTTGAAAAATATCAAGCGGGAGCTCGTTGCTCGCGGCTACGAAAACTCACTGATTGCCGACGTTCATTTCAACCCGAAATTGGCAGAGATTGCTGCCAAGTATATTTCGAAGATTCGGATCAATCCGGGAAACTTCTACGATAAACGCGCTCGTTTCGAGCAGCATATTTATTCAGACGAAGAGTATAAGGAAGAACTGCAAAAGATCGAGGAACAGTTTGTTCCATTTTTGGAAGTTCTTAAAGAGACCAATACAGCGCTGCGAATTGGTGCAAACCAGGGATCGCTTTCTGACCGCATCATGAGTCGTTACGGCGATACGCCTGCGGGCATCTCTGAGTCGGTGATGGAGTACCTGCGGATTTGTAAGAAAGTTGATTTCAACAACGTCGTGATCTCGATCAAATCCAGCAATACCCGCATGATGGTGTACACCGTTCGGTTGCTCAACAAGCGGATGCGACTGGAAGACATGGAGTATCCGTTGCACCTGGGAGTCACCGAGGCCGGCGAAGGCGAAGATGGCCGTATCAAATCGGCTGTTGGTATTGGTGCACTGTTGGTCGACGGTATTGGCGATACCATTCGTGTGTCGTTAACCGAGGCTCCTGAACGGGAGATTCCGGTGGCAAAGAAGATGGTCAACCACATTAAAACGTATCAAAATCACCAACCTATAACAGCTCCGCTTTTTGCTCAAATCAATCCGTTTGAGTATGAAAAGCGCTCAACTCGGCCTGTGATGAACATGGGAGGCAAGCAGCTTCCTGTTGTAATTGCAGATTTGCGTGACCGTAGCTTGTCGGAAATTCTGCCGCTGAGAGGCAAGCAGATTCCTGAATATTTCTTCGACCGGGACCAGATTCTGGATCTGGAAGGCAACGCTTACCCGATTCTGGATTTGGAGGAATACCTGTTTGGCGGAAGCCACTGGGGACAGATGAAATTCATCCGAACCAACAAGATGGAGTTTGACCGCTTTATGTCCGAAAATCCGGAAATCATCATGAAGCTGAAGCAAACGCGCAAAACGGTTCTCATTCTCGAGAGTTTCAACAAAAACCCGTATGCAGAGCTTCGTGCTTTCTTCATGACGCTGGAATCGCACATCTGGAAAGTGCCGGTGATCATTTTGCGTTCGTACAAGGAAAGCAGCCTGGAAGACCTTCAGATTAAAGCATCAATCGATTTGGGAGGTCTGCTGTTGGATGGTTACGGAGATGGTATTTGCATTACCAACGAAGGAGATAACATTACTTTCACAGACTTGAAAGATCTGAGTTTCTCGATTCTGCAAGCGAGCCGCATGCGTGTTTCGAAGACCGAGTTTATCAGCTGTCCGGGCTGTGGTCGCACGTTGTTTGATCTGCACGAAACAACCCGAAAGGTAAAAGCACACTTTAAACACCTGAACCACCTGAAAATTGGCGTAATGGGATGTGTGGTCAACGGTCCCGGCGAGATGGGAGACGTTGATTACGGATTTGTTGGTGCCGGAAACGGAAAAGTTAACCTCTACAAAGGACAGTCGTTGAAGAAGCGCCACATTCCGTACGAGAATGCCGTTTATGAATTGGAAAACCTGATTCGTGACAACGGCGATTGGAGCGAGCCGGAAGAACAGAACTAA
- the bglX gene encoding beta-glucosidase BglX, protein MKKTLFILLILTISISVKAQGIEEKIDSLISRMTLDEKIGQLNQLSYDNIDSNITSQVENGNVGCILNELDAKIINAIQKVAVEKSRLHIPIVFARDVIHGFKTIFPIPLGQAASWNTKVAENGARVAAIEASSVGIRWTFAPMMDVTRDPRWGRVAESCGEDPYLTTAMSSAMIKGFQGDDLAEATSIAACAKHFAAYGFTESGKDYNTTHITERELHDVVLPPFKAAANMGCSTFMCSFNDIDGIPSSGNRHLLTDILRDQWGYDGVLDSDWASIQQMITWGFSEDLYQAAVQAMNAGVDMDMESYAFVQHLPEALANGDVKLADVDEAVRRILRLKFRLGLFDNPYVEVSDDSKFYLPNSLEQAKEAAIEGAVLLKNDGILPLQNVSSVAVVGPLADSGADQVGTWCFDAEPEHSVTPLMAIRDLCGRDTEVIYEAGLTYSRDTNEDEMMKAVESAKKADVILFFAGEEAVLSGEARCRADISLPGAQSQMLDELKKTGKPVVMIVMAGRPLTIGAEVELADATLYAFHGGTMAGPALADLLFGKAVPSGKLPISFPKMVGQVPVYYAHPNTGRPAENITLINEIPVGAKQTSLGFTSYFLDAGDGPLFPFGYGKSYTTFSYGDVKLSANTMAMDGSLTISCEVTNTGSYDGKEVVQLYIRDKAGSVVRPVKELKGFQKLFFKKGETKTVSFQLSASDLAFTHSDMEKYAEPGEFSVWIASDSQSGTPVVFDLK, encoded by the coding sequence ATGAAAAAAACACTATTCATTCTTCTCATTTTGACGATTTCTATTTCTGTGAAAGCGCAGGGAATAGAAGAGAAGATCGATTCACTTATTTCTAGGATGACACTCGATGAGAAAATTGGTCAATTAAACCAATTGAGTTATGACAACATCGACAGTAATATTACCTCACAGGTTGAAAATGGAAATGTCGGTTGTATTCTGAATGAATTAGACGCTAAAATAATTAATGCGATTCAAAAAGTCGCGGTTGAAAAAAGTAGGTTACATATACCTATTGTATTCGCTCGCGATGTCATTCATGGTTTCAAAACAATTTTTCCGATTCCGTTGGGACAGGCTGCATCCTGGAACACAAAGGTTGCTGAAAACGGTGCTCGTGTTGCTGCAATAGAAGCATCGTCCGTGGGTATACGTTGGACATTTGCCCCGATGATGGATGTAACCCGCGACCCTCGCTGGGGACGTGTCGCGGAGTCGTGCGGAGAAGATCCTTACTTGACCACTGCCATGAGCTCCGCCATGATCAAAGGATTTCAGGGAGATGATCTCGCGGAGGCTACGTCAATTGCAGCCTGTGCCAAGCATTTCGCAGCTTATGGTTTTACCGAAAGTGGGAAGGATTACAACACCACACACATCACGGAACGAGAACTGCATGATGTGGTTTTACCTCCTTTTAAAGCGGCAGCCAATATGGGCTGTTCCACTTTTATGTGTTCGTTTAATGATATTGATGGAATTCCTTCCTCAGGTAACCGTCACTTATTAACGGATATTCTGCGTGATCAGTGGGGTTATGATGGCGTGTTGGATAGCGACTGGGCTTCTATCCAACAGATGATCACCTGGGGTTTCAGCGAAGATCTCTATCAGGCGGCCGTACAGGCTATGAATGCTGGCGTGGACATGGACATGGAAAGTTATGCCTTCGTACAACACTTGCCAGAAGCTTTAGCAAACGGAGATGTGAAGTTGGCAGATGTTGATGAAGCCGTACGTCGCATTTTAAGATTAAAGTTCCGATTAGGATTATTTGACAATCCGTATGTGGAGGTTTCGGATGATTCTAAATTTTATCTACCGAATTCATTGGAGCAGGCAAAAGAAGCAGCCATAGAAGGAGCTGTTCTTCTGAAAAATGACGGCATACTACCCTTGCAAAATGTAAGCAGTGTAGCTGTTGTTGGTCCGCTGGCAGACAGTGGCGCAGATCAGGTTGGTACCTGGTGTTTCGATGCGGAACCAGAGCACAGTGTGACTCCGCTAATGGCTATCCGCGATTTGTGCGGAAGAGACACCGAAGTTATTTACGAAGCAGGTTTGACCTACAGCAGGGACACGAATGAGGATGAGATGATGAAAGCGGTTGAAAGTGCTAAAAAGGCGGATGTCATTCTGTTTTTTGCTGGAGAAGAAGCTGTTCTTAGTGGTGAAGCGAGATGTCGGGCCGACATTTCGCTGCCGGGAGCACAATCCCAAATGCTCGACGAATTGAAGAAAACAGGCAAACCAGTAGTTATGATCGTAATGGCTGGCCGACCTCTTACAATTGGCGCCGAAGTTGAATTGGCTGATGCCACACTTTACGCGTTCCACGGGGGAACAATGGCAGGCCCGGCTTTGGCTGATTTGCTTTTCGGAAAGGCGGTCCCAAGCGGAAAGTTGCCAATCAGTTTCCCGAAAATGGTTGGCCAGGTGCCGGTTTACTATGCGCATCCCAACACGGGACGTCCCGCCGAGAATATCACTTTAATCAACGAAATTCCTGTTGGTGCCAAGCAGACTTCCTTAGGGTTTACGAGTTATTTTCTGGATGCAGGAGACGGGCCTTTGTTCCCCTTTGGTTACGGGAAGAGCTACACTACCTTTAGTTACGGCGATGTGAAACTTTCGGCCAATACCATGGCGATGGACGGGAGTTTGACAATTTCCTGTGAGGTGACGAATACAGGTAGCTACGATGGTAAAGAGGTCGTGCAGCTTTATATCCGGGACAAGGCCGGTTCTGTTGTTCGGCCGGTGAAAGAGCTGAAAGGTTTCCAAAAGCTATTCTTCAAAAAAGGCGAGACTAAAACAGTGTCCTTTCAGCTTTCTGCCTCTGATCTTGCTTTTACGCACAGCGATATGGAAAAATATGCAGAACCAGGGGAGTTCAGTGTTTGGATTGCTTCCGACAGCCAATCCGGCACTCCTGTTGTGTTCGATTTAAAATAG
- a CDS encoding helix-turn-helix and ligand-binding sensor domain-containing protein, with translation MARTLIILFLILLVSVDKTTAQQPSIRNFATSIYGGGTQNWCISQTDNKRMLFANNSGLLTYDSDRWFLFNIANNTNVRSLYYDGEQDYIYAGASNEFGYYYTDSITFKTTYQSLSINLPEKEQSFDEVWNIYKYKDAITFQCKRHIFLLKPDGEFSVFHTKYRIETSTVVDDKIIIACKEATYYIFNNRLHTMNNTDLLQGKSVRAILPYVNGMIIFATASDGLYTYDGFTTTPLMLDISPFLENNQIFCGAIHGDMLAFGTVRGGLVVKNISSGQNSYANVSTGLQNNTVLSLFFDSLNNIWLGLDQGISYVLTEAPYKELFGHNNQNGTGYSSLIFENKLYLATNQGLFFTPFPMPDTPIPPQPQLLANMTGQAWSLRNISHSVLCGNDDGAYQITGTEARKIPGPEGTWDFKELHHHPGSVLSCDYQGLYILKEVENQWVFSNRVEGFNETSTAFEEDSDGSIWVSHWQKGVYHLWLSDDLTTVVKMKFYSSENELPTNDNNIISKIDGKIYISSADGFYRYDSESGKLVKDAKLNATFQSLEHPLRLIETPRRDIWAVNTGSLSLAKRDSTGNYETDTLTFRSIAKRLQANLGHIDFIDENHTIFNVENGFISVNNDYISKRNDAQILIRRILGTKSTDTIFYAGTTKNVQKNIQIPHDQNSIKIEYVWPQYSSDKSISFSCYLENYDNEWTNQQDAVSKEYTQLRKGSYTFHLRGHNMATGVVQETMIKFTVLPAWYETLLAYAIYLVTFIIMMFYIFKFLKNRYDRRIHEIEMRRERQLRERETQLEIERQKKEKELIQMKKEELEIELKHKTSLLADSTMNLIRKNDMLQMLDNDLSEISNGIRHQEATHTLNRKIQNIHKSIHSNIKEDENWEKFEENFNLVYVNYMKKLTEQFPHLKMNDRKLCAYLRMGLSSKEMASLFNTSIRSIETARYRLRKKLNLGHDDNLSDFIQSL, from the coding sequence ATGGCGAGAACATTAATAATCTTATTCCTGATCCTCCTTGTTTCGGTAGATAAAACAACAGCACAACAACCGTCTATACGAAACTTTGCAACAAGTATATATGGTGGCGGCACACAAAACTGGTGCATTTCTCAAACGGATAACAAGCGAATGTTGTTTGCCAACAACAGCGGGTTGCTAACCTATGATAGCGACCGGTGGTTCCTGTTCAATATAGCAAACAACACCAATGTACGCTCTCTGTATTACGATGGGGAACAAGATTACATATATGCGGGAGCAAGCAATGAATTCGGTTATTACTACACTGACTCGATTACCTTTAAAACGACCTATCAGTCACTGTCGATAAATTTACCGGAGAAAGAACAGTCTTTTGACGAAGTATGGAATATCTACAAATACAAAGATGCGATCACATTTCAGTGCAAGCGGCACATCTTCCTGCTAAAGCCAGACGGGGAATTCAGTGTTTTTCACACAAAATACCGGATAGAAACTTCCACTGTTGTCGACGACAAGATCATCATTGCGTGCAAAGAGGCGACCTACTACATTTTCAACAACCGGCTGCACACGATGAACAACACGGATCTATTGCAGGGGAAAAGCGTCAGAGCTATTCTTCCTTACGTTAACGGGATGATTATTTTTGCCACCGCATCGGATGGCCTCTACACCTATGACGGATTTACGACCACACCTTTGATGCTTGATATAAGTCCGTTTCTGGAGAACAACCAGATATTTTGTGGTGCAATTCACGGCGACATGCTCGCCTTTGGCACTGTCAGAGGAGGACTCGTGGTCAAGAATATTAGCAGCGGACAAAACTCATATGCCAATGTATCCACCGGCTTACAGAACAATACGGTGTTGTCCTTATTCTTTGACAGCCTCAATAACATCTGGCTTGGGCTGGATCAGGGAATATCTTACGTGCTCACGGAGGCACCATACAAAGAACTCTTCGGTCACAACAATCAAAACGGTACCGGTTACTCGTCTCTGATTTTTGAAAACAAATTGTACCTCGCGACAAATCAAGGGCTGTTCTTTACTCCGTTTCCAATGCCGGATACCCCGATACCGCCCCAGCCTCAACTTCTGGCGAACATGACCGGACAGGCCTGGAGTCTCCGCAATATCTCCCATTCGGTGCTGTGCGGAAATGATGACGGTGCGTACCAAATTACCGGAACTGAGGCCCGCAAAATACCTGGACCTGAAGGTACATGGGACTTCAAAGAACTTCATCACCATCCGGGATCTGTATTATCCTGCGATTATCAGGGCCTTTACATTTTAAAGGAGGTTGAGAACCAATGGGTGTTTTCAAACCGGGTGGAAGGATTCAACGAAACGAGCACAGCATTTGAGGAAGACTCAGATGGTAGCATCTGGGTGTCGCACTGGCAAAAAGGAGTGTATCATCTGTGGTTGTCGGATGACCTCACAACGGTTGTAAAGATGAAGTTTTACAGCTCGGAGAACGAACTCCCGACAAACGACAACAACATCATTTCGAAGATCGACGGCAAAATTTACATCTCCTCTGCCGATGGCTTTTATCGCTACGACAGCGAAAGCGGAAAACTCGTCAAAGACGCAAAGCTTAATGCGACATTCCAATCACTGGAACATCCGCTTCGCCTCATCGAAACCCCGCGGCGCGATATCTGGGCCGTAAACACCGGTTCCTTATCCCTTGCCAAGAGAGACAGCACCGGCAACTACGAGACTGATACACTAACTTTCCGAAGTATCGCCAAAAGACTACAGGCCAACCTCGGCCATATTGATTTCATCGATGAAAACCACACGATATTCAACGTCGAAAACGGATTTATCAGTGTCAACAACGACTATATCTCCAAAAGGAACGATGCCCAAATACTAATACGCCGTATTCTTGGAACGAAATCCACCGACACCATTTTTTACGCCGGAACCACTAAAAATGTCCAGAAAAATATTCAAATCCCGCACGACCAGAACTCCATTAAAATAGAGTACGTCTGGCCCCAATACAGCTCCGACAAATCGATATCCTTTTCTTGTTATCTTGAAAACTACGACAACGAGTGGACCAATCAGCAGGACGCTGTCTCCAAAGAGTACACCCAGCTGAGAAAAGGCTCCTACACTTTTCACCTTCGCGGCCACAATATGGCAACAGGCGTGGTTCAGGAAACAATGATCAAGTTCACCGTTCTTCCGGCGTGGTATGAGACGTTGCTCGCTTACGCCATCTACCTGGTAACTTTCATCATTATGATGTTTTATATTTTCAAGTTTCTGAAAAATCGCTACGACCGGAGAATTCACGAGATTGAAATGCGTCGCGAACGCCAACTGCGCGAACGCGAAACGCAACTGGAAATTGAACGTCAGAAAAAGGAAAAGGAGCTGATACAAATGAAAAAAGAAGAGCTTGAAATCGAATTGAAGCATAAAACCAGCTTACTTGCCGATTCAACGATGAACCTGATTCGCAAGAACGACATGCTTCAAATGCTCGACAATGACCTCTCCGAAATTTCAAACGGAATACGGCATCAGGAAGCAACACATACGCTGAACCGCAAAATCCAGAATATCCACAAGAGCATTCATTCCAATATAAAGGAGGATGAAAACTGGGAAAAATTCGAGGAAAACTTCAACCTCGTGTATGTCAACTACATGAAGAAACTCACCGAACAATTTCCACATCTGAAGATGAATGATCGTAAGCTTTGCGCGTACTTACGCATGGGTCTCAGCAGCAAAGAAATGGCATCCCTGTTTAATACATCTATTAGGAGCATTGAAACGGCCAGGTACCGGTTGCGCAAAAAACTAAACCTGGGGCACGATGACAATCTTTCCGATTTCATCCAATCGCTCTAG
- a CDS encoding TlpA family protein disulfide reductase produces the protein MKMNRRMLLIIFVGALIAGVAGAFYLKRHYFDSMSLSRLNLVDLTGEKVDPKLFVGKPVVLVFWATWCPSCRKELPEFDRVRKSLGDDVLFVAISDEDLGEINEFVRSKEYGFDFYKSDSNLLFYGIRTIPRTFFFDAKGKLVAEAQKLITADELLGYIKQIQ, from the coding sequence ATGAAAATGAATAGACGGATGTTGCTCATAATTTTCGTAGGGGCTTTGATCGCCGGGGTTGCCGGAGCATTCTACCTGAAGCGTCATTATTTCGATTCCATGAGTCTGAGTCGGCTTAATCTGGTTGATCTGACAGGTGAAAAGGTTGATCCGAAACTGTTTGTTGGAAAGCCCGTCGTTTTGGTTTTCTGGGCAACCTGGTGCCCGTCCTGTCGGAAAGAGTTACCCGAATTTGATCGCGTTAGAAAAAGCTTGGGGGACGATGTCCTGTTTGTTGCGATATCGGACGAAGATTTAGGTGAAATCAATGAGTTTGTGAGAAGCAAAGAATACGGATTCGATTTTTACAAAAGTGATAGCAACCTGCTTTTTTACGGAATCCGGACAATTCCCCGGACATTCTTTTTCGATGCAAAAGGCAAACTGGTTGCCGAAGCTCAAAAATTGATTACCGCCGACGAACTGCTCGGGTATATCAAACAAATTCAATAG
- a CDS encoding HAD family hydrolase gives MANTYKNIIFDLGGVLLQIDAQRSIQAFRELGMPEMIRPGGWGYNHPVFLEMEAGKLSDEQFRTGIQELLPQPVSNETIDNAWCAMILEYFPERIELVRRLSANYRVFLFSNTNAIHIRHFQGLFKRTFQHELSELFEKDYYSSEIGLRKPDPASFDFVLNDAGLKAEETLFVDDSDANIESAKKTGMNTIWLTPESDLLSFF, from the coding sequence ATGGCAAACACGTATAAAAATATCATCTTCGACCTGGGAGGTGTGCTGTTACAAATTGATGCGCAACGAAGTATTCAGGCCTTTCGCGAACTGGGAATGCCCGAGATGATCCGTCCCGGAGGCTGGGGCTACAACCACCCCGTTTTCCTGGAAATGGAAGCCGGCAAGTTAAGTGATGAGCAATTTCGAACTGGCATTCAGGAATTGTTGCCTCAACCTGTTTCAAACGAAACCATCGACAACGCCTGGTGTGCCATGATTCTGGAGTATTTCCCCGAACGAATTGAGCTGGTTCGGAGACTCTCGGCCAACTACCGCGTTTTCCTGTTTTCGAATACCAACGCCATCCACATCCGCCATTTCCAAGGACTTTTCAAGCGGACTTTCCAACACGAATTATCCGAACTGTTTGAGAAGGATTATTACTCAAGCGAAATTGGTTTGCGCAAGCCTGATCCGGCTTCTTTTGATTTTGTACTGAACGATGCCGGACTGAAAGCGGAAGAAACACTGTTTGTCGATGACTCGGATGCCAATATTGAAAGCGCAAAAAAAACGGGCATGAACACCATTTGGCTCACACCCGAATCTGATTTATTATCTTTTTTCTAA
- the gldA gene encoding gliding motility-associated ABC transporter ATP-binding subunit GldA: MSIRIDNISKYYGKQKAVDNLSIELNSGELVGFLGPNGAGKSTLMKIITGYLAADEGKVEINGEEVSPDNHRIRQQVGYLPEHNPLYTDLYIKEYLQLTAGMYRLDNKKKQAERVIEMTGLGPEQHKKIGALSKGYRQRVGLAQALIHDPKILILDEPTTGLDPNQLEDIRALIREISREKTVLFSTHIMQEVEAICNRVLIINKGKLIADNPVENLKSGKLFSTQQVLIEFAETISPEMLPSRLKLVKIVTISPNSLLVHAPGDEDIRPELFRFAVDEGLTILTLQEQQTSLENIFHKLTKN; the protein is encoded by the coding sequence ATGAGTATCCGGATCGACAATATTTCGAAATATTACGGGAAGCAAAAAGCTGTTGATAATCTCAGTATCGAACTAAACAGCGGAGAACTGGTTGGTTTTCTCGGTCCGAACGGTGCCGGCAAATCAACCCTGATGAAAATTATTACCGGCTACCTGGCTGCCGACGAGGGAAAAGTTGAGATCAACGGCGAAGAAGTTTCGCCCGACAATCACCGTATCCGGCAACAAGTAGGCTACCTCCCGGAACACAATCCGCTTTACACCGATCTGTACATCAAAGAATACCTGCAACTGACAGCTGGTATGTATCGGCTGGACAACAAGAAAAAGCAGGCTGAACGTGTTATTGAGATGACAGGGCTCGGTCCCGAGCAACACAAAAAAATCGGCGCGCTCTCCAAAGGATACCGCCAACGGGTTGGTCTTGCACAAGCTTTGATTCACGATCCGAAAATCCTGATTTTGGATGAGCCAACAACAGGTCTCGACCCGAACCAGCTGGAAGACATTCGTGCCCTGATCCGCGAAATCAGCCGCGAGAAAACCGTGCTTTTTTCGACACATATCATGCAGGAGGTGGAAGCGATTTGTAACCGTGTTCTCATTATCAACAAGGGAAAGTTGATTGCGGACAACCCGGTAGAAAACCTAAAAAGCGGCAAGCTGTTTTCGACTCAACAAGTGTTGATTGAATTTGCTGAAACGATCAGCCCGGAGATGCTGCCATCGCGCCTGAAACTTGTTAAAATTGTCACAATCTCACCAAACAGCTTATTGGTACATGCACCGGGCGATGAAGATATTCGACCGGAATTATTTCGTTTTGCCGTAGACGAGGGACTGACTATTTTGACACTTCAGGAACAACAAACCAGCCTCGAAAATATCTTCCACAAGCTAACAAAAAACTAA
- a CDS encoding LLM class flavin-dependent oxidoreductase, producing MESRKQIAFSVLDLAPVAEGSTPADALRNSLELAQQTEKFGYTRYWVAEHHNIISVASAATSIIIGYIAQGTKSIRVGSGGIMLPNHSPLIVSEQFGTLAALYPGRIDLGLGRAPGTDQVTAAELRYDRMRAAQDFPNEVRKIQQYFSPENSKAAVRSVLSEGADVPVWILGSSTDSAYLAAELGLPYAFASHFAPQQLIPAINIYRQNFKPSAQLEEPYVIVGSQVVAAETDDEAEYLASTMRRSFLGIVTGRRELMQPPTHDLGYENWGIIKDRIDLMLACSLIGGRKRIKRELQQILGHTSANEIIVSSHIYDQQKRVDSYRIFSELVQNL from the coding sequence ATGGAAAGCAGAAAACAAATCGCCTTTTCGGTGTTGGATTTAGCACCGGTAGCCGAAGGCTCAACCCCAGCCGATGCCCTAAGAAACAGTCTCGAACTAGCCCAACAAACCGAGAAATTTGGTTACACCCGCTACTGGGTTGCCGAACATCATAACATTATCAGTGTTGCCAGTGCAGCCACTTCAATCATTATTGGATACATCGCTCAAGGCACAAAATCAATCCGGGTAGGATCCGGCGGTATCATGCTGCCCAACCACTCGCCTTTAATCGTCTCTGAGCAGTTTGGAACTTTGGCAGCCCTCTACCCCGGACGAATTGACCTGGGACTGGGCCGAGCACCGGGAACCGACCAGGTGACCGCCGCCGAACTGCGCTATGATCGCATGCGCGCTGCGCAGGATTTTCCGAACGAAGTGCGCAAGATTCAACAATACTTTTCGCCGGAAAACAGCAAAGCGGCCGTTCGCTCTGTTTTATCCGAAGGTGCCGACGTACCGGTTTGGATTCTCGGTTCGAGCACCGACAGTGCCTACCTCGCCGCTGAGTTAGGATTGCCTTACGCCTTTGCCAGCCACTTTGCACCGCAGCAACTGATCCCGGCCATCAACATTTACCGACAAAACTTTAAGCCATCCGCTCAACTGGAAGAGCCGTATGTGATTGTGGGTAGCCAGGTCGTCGCTGCTGAGACCGATGACGAAGCCGAATACCTGGCCAGCACCATGCGACGAAGTTTCCTGGGTATTGTTACCGGTCGCCGCGAGTTGATGCAGCCACCAACCCATGACCTGGGTTACGAAAACTGGGGAATCATCAAGGATCGGATTGACCTGATGCTAGCCTGCTCGCTCATTGGTGGAAGAAAACGGATCAAACGGGAATTACAGCAAATACTTGGACACACCAGCGCCAACGAAATCATTGTTTCATCGCACATCTACGACCAACAAAAACGAGTGGACTCGTACCGGATTTTTTCGGAGCTGGTGCAAAACCTGTAA